TCATCAGGGACCCGAAGATACTTAATAGTATTCCCCCGAATGTAGCATTCGGGCATTCGCCAAAACCTATCTCCATCCTATTTAAGTGCATTCCAATGAGACCCGTTGTTAATTTAGCATTGGAAAGAAATCAATTCCAAgtgtattattaaatataaatgcaaTGAATGGGTAAAAGACCTTAGAGGTACAGATGACTTCACGGAGATGTATGTTCATCCAAGTATCACAGTTAACCAAATGCCCGTTATATGTCTCCCCATTTTTCAGTTCCACCAACTGCATCAGCAGACAAAAACCAGGAAGATAGATAAGTTTAGCTAAGGAAATAAACTGTAGGAGAtctacaagaaaaatattagCCAACACCATATTTGTTTCTAAAGAACCACACAAATGTTTCCACATGTAGAGGAATATCTCCCTTGAGATCAACTGGCTAAGTTTAAGAAAATTTCCTGAGATCAATAGTGAAGGATACTGCTACAATAGACAAGTTTGAGCATGaactttattgtttttttttttttttgggggggggggggtcgtCTTCGTCTGGAAAGTAGTTTCCATGGAAACAGAAGATAAGCGCTTACAGTAACCTGAAAACTGAAATAACATAAAAGAAGCGAAGATCATACCATAGGATGGCCTTGCGCCGTCTTGAGTAGAGACAGTGGAAGCTGAGCACCAAAGAATTGAGTCAGGGAgggaaagaaaaattgaaggaaagaaCTAGCAAACActtaataaaaagaagaaaaaaatcacGTCAAAGTGAAATACCATTTTCGGATGGCAAAAAGCAAAACGTGACAGCTacgaagggaagaagaagctgcaATAATAGCGAAGTCAGcggaaaagaaagagagagcgaGGCAACCAGAAGCTACCACATCAAATAGGCATACAAAAAACTCAACAACCCCATTCacctatacatacatacacaggATATCGGACTGGGAAGCAGTGGAAAGCTGAGGAGTTAGTAGGACTAAATTCCTCGCAGAAATTGAACAGTAAAACCCTAAGATGGAGATAGAAGAGCGAATTACCAGATCGGGAGAGAAAGGCGAGACGCACACGGCGAGAAACTTGATCGAATTAGCGTTTTACAAAAAGGAAAGATCCAGCGGCCTTCAAtgaagtaatatatatatatatatatatatttgtaatataatctctctctctctctctctctctctctctcaattgtGTTTGTTTCCGGTTTCGGACCTTTAGAAGAGCAAAAGAAAGCGGGCGTCGCGCGGCgtgacataaaaataaaatatatgatacaaatattttaatttagttacagAATTATTCAAGTTCAAAAACTAAAAGTCCATTCTATttcagaaaatatatatattttttttcatttttcatctctaatttttttatgaaatgattgaatctaaaattttaaagatatgttttctaaaaataaataatattattttttaaaacataaaatattaaaatatatttaattgtaagattaaaaaatgttttccaaAAGAAGCTGCCCCAAgtgtttttatctttttattattttcactacattttaatttcaccatataaaccatttcccatatttcttcttgtaaaattatATTGATGCGATGACATGTGAACtcttcttaaatatttataatgttttCTCCAGTTTCTAGGGtactttttgaaatttatatgtACACACTTGTAGTATAATATCATGAATCAATATCTGTACCAAAAGAATTTGCCCGAAAATCAATGCAAATTGGAATTTCAGATTTTGTAGTTTATAGTAGCCACCAGCCACCAGCCACCAGCCAGAATATTGATGTCCGTCCGATGAGCCCATCACCTTCATTCATCTTTTGCAAATGATGGAACAACTTAAAAAGCTAAATAAGTAAAAAGTATCAACTAAATCTAAATGTGCTTTTGCTTTCATTGTAGTTCGCACTCCAAAATTACAATGGAAGATAGCTCCTACTTCCACTCCAAAATCAATGACTACATCAGGTCATactctcttcatcttctttatttGTGTAATAAATTACagaatttataaagaaataagtTGAAGATGGTGGTGGGCACGGGAACAGGATAGGTTGGTAAATCAATCAACAGGCAAGGAAGGTCCAATATCAGAGAGTACTGTCATGTTCGTCTAACCATTTACCCACGTCAGTTAAGTCGACCAGGTGACGCATTGTTGGTCTGCCGTGTGGACAATTCCAGGGAGATCTGAGATTCGTCAGATGTTCAAGGATCTGAAACAATCAAACATAGCCCAATCCACGTACCATTAAAGCTATTATTTCACAAGATGAAACCACAAAAATCAGGCCTAGATGTTCTCTTTAGTCTCTTCTTATTTGCTGTCTTCGAATTCTAGTTTGTTTCTTCATTAATGGATGTTGACGCAGTAAATATGATAGCAGTAAGGCaggatataattatatatggtATATATGGGAATACCTTCTGCATCTCATTTCTTCCTAGTGGATCTCCAATCATAACGGATGATCTGCAGGCGCGAGAAGCTAGCATTGCACGAACTCTTGGTGGGCAAACTGAGTCAACAGTGTCCATTTTGTAACTACCCATCATTGAGCATTCCCCTTGGCTATCAGCAAGAATGGAAATAAGCTCCTTCACATCTGTTCAGGAATATGAAATTCACTGCATCATCCATCATGGCACTTCAGCAAGACGAGCTAGTTCAGGTGGATAAAAGAAGCACACAGTGCTATAAATGATGCAGAACACAATGCATTTATGTGATCAATAGATAATATCTTGGAGCACTAGTTTGCTCTTCCGTGTCTGTGTGTTATAGGTCAAAATCATAGCAGAGCTAAAAGGGTAACGAGGTTTAAAGAtgaaaactaaagaaaaaaaaaagcggTTTAAAATTGGAGAAGCTCAACCTCTAGCTTATATGCCATAACAAGAGAAGggaaagacaactgctagtactAATGATAGAAGCTAAAGAGAAATATTACATCTCCACATCCATCAATTGCATGCAAAACAGACATGCCACCTGAAAGGTGCTCATGCAGCCAGGCTTCAAAAAGATTGCTGCTATAGCTGGGTGTGCACATCCTGTGGGAACAGTATCTTGGGTCTGAGATGACCCCCTATAACCAATTGCACTCGCTCAACCTCTGCCACGGAACATGAAATAAATGCCTCAACTCTTTGGCTAGTTCATCAGATCAGGCTAATGACTTCTAATATTAGCCAATCTGCTGAAAAAATGATTCTTCCATGCATGACTAAGCACATGCGTCACatgaaatctctctctctctctctctcacacgcGCACACACAAGAAGTTAAAGTTTAGTTAGATAACATGCAACCTTGGCGAATAAAGGATTACCTGCCACTCCAAAAGTTATATTCTTACTGAAGGGAACAGCTTTCAATTTAAAACGGTGCCCAGGTGGAGCATGGAAATCTTCTTCCAAACTAAATCCATTTTTCCTGGCAGCCGAAAAGAGAAGGATGCAAACACCATAAGTACCTTATTGTGTGTGGAGATATTCTCTCCAGAAAGACAagtaaaaattttacataacaGAAAACAGTCCAAAAGTATGAAGCTAAATGTGGAACAGATTCATAAGGAATTTATACCTAATAATATCCATGTGCATGGACACAACTATTTCTTCTTCAGGAGATAATTCCAACTTTAGTGGCCTACATATGAATATTGTCagaaaacatgaaataaaaattaatttctacaAGAGAATGCTTGGCATGAATGCCagttaaaacaaaaacaatccaCTGCAAGCGGATAACAATAAGAGATagatttacaaataattaattggttATGTTAGATGAACTTTAAACATATCCTAATAGCGCTGGCCATGCATCTCATTCATGATCTTTACACTATTTTAATGGGTAGGGTATGTTTTAGCTTCATACCAAGGATGCTTCACATCAgtagcttattttctttcttgggGCAAATATGCCTCCAGCCAATGGCATGAATATATCTCAATCCTTGTCTCCAATATGATCACTGAATACAAACTTGATTAACCAGGAAACATTTCCCCATTTACCCTTTTCTTCGTTTGCCCTTCCTAGGTGATGTAATTTGCTTCTGCTatttttagccaaaaaaatatattcaaagtGCAAATTTTCTACTTCACAAACAGCTTCTAACTTATGTGGTCTTATTAAAATGAGATCCAAGTTTTAGAAATTGCACATTGACATGCAATGAAACAGCTTGATATTTTTAGCAAAATATAGTTCAGCTCTAACAAGCTACATGCAAGAAAAATGATCATCCTTCAATATTGACAACATCCAATCATTTAGACATCCACTAAGATGTTATACATATCCTCTCTTCTGACAGCACGAAGACATTAAGTAAGACTGCTTTAGTCAAGGTAATTAATTTTACCGAAGCAAAGGCTGTTGGTTCAAGATGGTTGTCTGTGCAATATGCTCATAATTGAACTTCTCGTCTGCAGCATGctgaaaatcaagaaaaaaaaactactgAGTTTCAATATTAAGTAATTGTGAATGccaatgaatttgaaattttgaacatAGGTGCAATGATTGCCAAATGGATCTCACAAATATAGCATCTGATGAGGAAGTATTGTGGCAGGAAAACACTAGTTTAAACATGTATCAGAAGCATGTAGAGAATTACCTGATCCACGATAAACAGGTCTTGATCTAGCTTGCCAATGATAAAACCAAGATTGAATTGACCAATTACCTAGAgaacaaaggaaaagagaacaATTATAGCTTGCCAGTTGTCACCAAAATGAACTTATAAGGAGgaacaacaataacaactaaCCTTTATCTAATCCTACATGGCAAGATTTTGACATGAGCTAATGCCATAATGCATCAATTTCAGCAACCAAATAAAGAATCATACAACCAACCTTCATTTTGCCAAAGTCTTCTTTTTTGAATAGTCTTTCCAGCTCATTAGTAGCTGCAGCCAAAGCCCTGGCCTTCCATTCTTCATTTACTGGTTGAGAAAGCTCTAGCGTTGCAGCAGTGAAGGACCTATTTCTGATTGTTAAGAGCTACATTagtaagaaagaagaaacacCTCAACTTTTTCCTAAGTTAATGTTTTAGAGACCTTTTGATCTTTGTTCTTTCACATGTATAATTGCAGGACCGCAATCTGGAGAGCCTCTTCTGCCACCTTGTCTTCAAGTCCTTAAAACTAAATTGCAACATAGAACATTTCTTTAAACCAGAAGAAGGCAATGGAGAATCTGAAGGTGAACCAGAAGACTGTATTATAGGAGCTGCATCCGAAAGATCTATCATATTCTCGAAACTTTCATTAGATGGAGCAGTTACTAGCACATCAGCAAAGGGTAAATCTTTCTTGTCGTTCTTAAATACCTGAAAATATAACAGTGCACTCAGAAGGAAACAATGAAATAAAGCATTTTAAGCAACAATTGAATAATGAAGGTGCATCTGCATTTACCAACACACAAATCTATCAGTAGATGCTTCTTTTGTACAATTACCAACAGATGAGTCAACCAGATAATACTTCTCCTAGTGATTACAACTATTTCAGCCAAAAGCAGGTTCAATAACATTTATACATCAAGTCaaaggatttttttaattaactcaATAAAACAGAACGTTTCTCCTTTACCAGTGTTTAGAAAAGGAGAAGTACTAAGATGGCATACCTTCTCAGGTTCTCCATtctttagaaaagaaaatttactAAGTGGAATGTCTGTGTCAATAGAGACTTCATCTGCTCCAAAACAAGAAGAACGCTGAGGTTTAGGCTCATTCATGCAATCTTCATCAGATCCATCAAGATTCTGACAGTTGACCATCGAATTTCTCAAAACTGAAGGATATGTTGTGGAATTGTCTTTCTTCGATTGACACAGAATAGGTCCATTTCTCAAGAGAGGCACCTCAGACAACATTGTGCTAATACTTTCACGTTTTCTCTTGTTTATGGTTACAAAGTTGGTGAGTGATGACTGTATGATATTTACCTGACTAGGTGAATGATTAGCTTTAACAGTTTCTTTCTCCACTCTCAAGTTGAACTGAGCCTGTTCATCACTTGTAGAACTATTCAGATGATCTGTAAGTTCTCCATCCTGGCACCGAGAAATTCTATCAGCGTTCTTGCTTCCATGATCTCTAATAAGTTCTCCATCCTGGCACCGAGAAATTCTATCAGCCTTCTTGCTTCCATGATCTCTAATAAGTTCTCCATCCTGGCACCGAGAAATTCTATCAGCCTTCTTGCTTCCATGATCTCTAATACTGAATTCTTCACCAACAGAACTTCCAGGATTTTTTGTTACTGTTGCACTAGTGGAGTCTTGAATGCCCTCTTTGGCCATTGCGACATGTATGTCACAATCTCCACATTGTCCATTGTTGCCtgattctttctcaaaatcatTGCCAACTGGAGACAGCTGCTTCAGTGATAATGGCGATCTTTCATGACCAGGATGTGCCTTAGACATATTGTCATCCTTAGTGGATTCTGTATATTTGTTAACAGAATAACTTACATGACTTGGTGAGTATAGCTTTTCTAAAGCATCCCTTAAAGAGTGTAAAATAGAACCTTCATCAGAAAAGAAAACTTTTCTTTTGTCAGGCGTTAAATTGACATCACAAGATGCAGTTGGAACAATAAAATTCATGATTGCAATGGGATATTGCCGGGAATTTGCACCTCTATATAATTCATTCACAAGCTTGCTGACTTTAGGCATATCCACTGGTCGACCATTGACAAAAAAGAATTGTCTATCACCCAAATTGCGTCCACTTCCATATCCAGACTTGGAAAGATAACCATCAATCTTGCAGCTGTCTGATATACATAAATTCACAGGTTCTAAACAGGAAAAAGTGCTCATGCCAAAAACTGTTATGATGTTATCTTTGAGGGAACCACTTCCCTGTGTTTTGAGTACTACAGATTTCATGTTCTTCCCAGTTGTATTTGTGCAAACTAGACGAACACCTTTTGCAATAAGAGCGTATGCCTGAAAATCAAAGAAGTTTGGATCATGTGGGAAGTGTTGATAATACTGACAAAAAGTGGTCACAAGGATTCTGCACTACTTGATGATGGACAATTCAAGTCAATTTGTACTCTGTTACCagattgaaataaataaaaacaagaagatAGCCTTACCAAGTCAAGCATCAGTAATCCCGAGTGAAGTAGAACATAATTTAATACACAGAAGtgcaataagaaaataatcacCAATATAACTAAATATCTGACTGACGTTTCTCCAACCAAGTCCTAAATCATTCTGTTAATTGCCAAGTAGCCAACATAATCAGCTTTTCACTTTTCAATGTATGAGGAGCTCTCGACACAAGCATCAAGCTTAGAATTCTGTATGCACAAAATTCGTATGCAGACAATCACATTGCTTTAGAATCAGACAGTACTCAAACAAGAACATGGAACAATATGAAAAGCACAAGAAAACACCCAGTAATACAACTAAAATATCATTGGTACTCTAAATGGACCAACAATTGTGGCAAGAATCAAACACTTATTCCATAGCCATAGAATCTCCACTCAGAACTATTTTAGTCCTTTTGCCCTTAGAAAGAATTCTCAGATTCTGGAATGACTGCTTTCCCCAGCGCccgaaggggggggggggggggggaggagggaATAGTTGAATGGCTTCAAGACATATTCTTATCTACAGTGAAGGCAAGCTGGGCCCAGAGCTTCTCCAGGCACTTTGACATATCTTTCTCATTACGCTCCCAAGACTCATTATCACATCAGACAATTGTCAATACCACTTTCAGGTTAGAAACAAGGTCTGCTTCCTAAAGCTCACTTCTATCACAATGTGTGAATGGCAACCTACTCTGCAGCTAGCATCATATTGCCCTCACCAACTCCTTTGTCATGATTGCCACAAGTGAATTACCATTCTGTGCTAACAATCCATCACGCTGGGATTTAACTATAAACTCAATACTAATGCCTCCAAACAAGTAAAGACTAGCCCCAGGACTTCCAACCCAATGAAATACTTCTCACACACCTTCTACACATGAACTGGGAAATATTATACCATCTGTTTGGACAACGTGTTGTTTGCATAACCAAAAACATGGTGGTTTACTCTCATaaaaatggataaataattaaagataatgagaCAAAATGTAATAAAAAGATATGGTAGTATTTACTCACATTCAATAAGGAAATAAGTTTTCCATATTCTTTGCGTATGTTGCGATGAAATTCTTTGCTCCTCACTGGCAAATTGCAGAACAACTTCTTAATCGTGACAGTGGTACCAATTTGACGTGCTGTTTTTCTTTCAGCAGTTAAGAGACCTGAATGGTCAAAAGTCAAGTGAGTGGCAACTGATtcattttttgttcttgtttcaaCTGTCAAATTCCCTAAAGCGCATAGAGAACTCAGTGCCTCCCCTCTGAAGCCAAAAGTGGTCAATGATTGAAGATCGGGAAAATCTGCTAATTTGGAAGTGTGATGCTTGAGTGCAAGAACctgcaaaaaataataaaacacggTGAACGCCTAACAAAATGCTGACAGCATGTTTCTGAATTTGATCGATAAGAAAGAGcaaaaaaagaacaattttCTAGGAAGCAACAACGGCACATTTTTCTACAACTGGAGAATCTTCAGTGAGAAACAATAAAATATTGAGAATCAATATGACTGACTACTCAGCAAATGCATCAAATATGCAATGAACCATAATTagtgtgctttttttttttttctatacgCGCGCCACGCCACCATGTGAGATTGTAAATGGATTGCATTAGTATTCCAATGCTAAAGTACCTCGAAATTATTAGGCGAAATGCCACAACCATTATCAATGACCTGGAACAACTCTTCGCCGTACTCTTTCAAGGAAATCTCTATGCTGGTGGCGCCGGCGTCCAAGCTGTTCTCCACCAACTCCTTGACGGCGGAAGAGAGATCGAGTATCACTTGCCCTGCGCAAATTCTGTGAACTACGCCTTTGTTTATGGGCCGAATGGGGGAATCAACCGGTGTAGCCACTACGCCCGCCATGTAGGACTCACTGTGGACAAACTGTGTCGCCAATAATTCTCAGACTGCCACTATGGTTGTGAACAATTTCGTACTTCTCCACAGAAAATTTGCCCATAGGATGAACCCTAGGTACTGACAAACAAGGATTTTAGGAAGCCGAAGGCTTTCACTTTCAGCATGTCCAGCCTCTTGACAAATCGGTGTTTCGACAGATTCCGAACAACGtgtagagaaagagagagagcccTAGTTATACGGCCTTCAGCCTCTCCCGTCTGCCGCCAAAAAAGTTGGATGGAGGTGTTATTATGATTTGGAGATCTTTTATTGTACCGAGCTGGGCATGTGGTGTCGTGGTGTAGTTGGTTATCACGTCAGTCTAACACACTGAAGGTCTCCGGTTCGAGTCCGGGCGACGCCAAGGGGTACCAACTTTTTCCTTCTAGCTTTTTTGGGTGGTTTTCACTGTTCTTaatgttttcttccttccttatAGATAGAAATTGCCCTAAgcttcaaaaatacaaataccgatacacacatgcacacacacacccccactttctccttttataataataataataaatcaatattTATCCTTTTTCAAAAGTAAAGTAAATAATATAATGTGGTAAAACAATTGTTAAATATTATGCTTTagtctattttctctctctgcTATAAAGGCAGAGgataaataaaatacccaatATGCTAACAAGAATTAACAGACCCATaaacaatacaaaaattaaCAGAATTTTAGAACATCATAAATACCCTAATCTATTATCCTCCAACTCTAGTCTATTTTTTCCTCTCCTGGCTATTTAATTGGTCCCTTACATTCCCTAGTATATATGGGTATAATATGACTACATCCCAATCTCATTTTAACTTCACCCATTttagattttttcttcttttcgtGCAGTccacaagaaaaataataataaaatataagttaaaaagataataatactttatctaaaaaaaatcaagataatttaTTAACCATTCTTTgcaagataataaaaaaattacctcGACCCCTTTCATTCACCATTTAAGAAGTCTAATTCTCATTACTTTTAGtccaagaaaatatataataattgtcCTTTTATTCctaaatttgaaacaaatctcAAGTATAAGGTGTCTTAATAACAGTAAAATTATTCTCATGAAGTCATGaattcaaattataaatatgtatatataatatatattttggcaaaatgaagataaaaagtagttacaaattacaaaaaccaACATTTCTCCAACGGATGGTGGTCTCCTCATGCCCTTATTTAATCTACAAAATATCAATCTATAATTAGGAATTCAATTAGGCAAGTAGATGAAAAACTTAAAAGCAAGAGGAAGTCTAAAAGCAATAAATTATTCTCATTACACTACCATGAATAGAGGAATTAGATACTGTTAATTTCACATTGCAGCCATTAGCAGCTTGCCACGAAACCTAAATCATTAACGAATAGAGAGATGCTTAACATCACTGGAAGCggcagcaagcaagcaagcaagcaatgaGACTACTTAAATCAAATTCTGCTTTAATGTTAGACaacactagaaaaaaaaaaattattggataaaaaatatcataagaATATATGGGCACCCCCCCCCAAAGCTGCAGGTGTGTAGGGCTGGAGAATTTGTGAGAGAGTAACCATTGCTGCCTACGGTTTTTTTATCGATATCGTCCAAAGTAGATCTGAATCAGACTGCACTGTTATCTTCTCTGCTTTAACGATGTTCGACGTGCTTATCAGACCGCCAAATCTCATTTCTGTATCAGCTGCAACAGGAAGAATACAAAGTTGGAATGCTTCAGAGTTGAAATAGAACAAGAAATACCACAACGTTGGGTTTGGTATCATGCCATGCCAAAATTGCCCTCATATGGACAATGCCAGTTCAATGGCTGGGAAAGGGGCACTCTCCATTCCTACAAGTAAAACTAAAACCAACCAAAATGGTCCTCATATGAACATGCCAGTTCATTTCAGTGACTAGTAAAGGATCACTGCTCATTCCTATATAGCAAGTAAAACCAACCAATGTGCCCTTCTAGTGTAATTATATACTTACTGAGGTCCCATTGGAGACCGGTGGTTGTGGTGCTTCTAGATGGCCTTCCAATGGGGATAAGTCCACAATGTGGGCCCTCAACAGAGGACTGTATATAGATCTCGTGACGTAGAGACCCTTGAAGAAGTTGGATGAGGCAATCATCTGATAAGAGAATAATTCTTGTGGACGAGAAACGGCATAAAACATTGATGTTTCCAATCTCATGGTCAAATCTTCCTCCAAGTGCTCCAGCAGCAAGTATGCACAGCTGCAATttaaacagaaacaaaaaccctaattcaAGTAGT
This genomic stretch from Diospyros lotus cultivar Yz01 chromosome 1, ASM1463336v1, whole genome shotgun sequence harbors:
- the LOC127788374 gene encoding DNA mismatch repair protein PMS1 isoform X1, which translates into the protein MAGVVATPVDSPIRPINKGVVHRICAGQVILDLSSAVKELVENSLDAGATSIEISLKEYGEELFQVIDNGCGISPNNFEVLALKHHTSKLADFPDLQSLTTFGFRGEALSSLCALGNLTVETRTKNESVATHLTFDHSGLLTAERKTARQIGTTVTIKKLFCNLPVRSKEFHRNIRKEYGKLISLLNAYALIAKGVRLVCTNTTGKNMKSVVLKTQGSGSLKDNIITVFGMSTFSCLEPVNLCISDSCKIDGYLSKSGYGSGRNLGDRQFFFVNGRPVDMPKVSKLVNELYRGANSRQYPIAIMNFIVPTASCDVNLTPDKRKVFFSDEGSILHSLRDALEKLYSPSHVSYSVNKYTESTKDDNMSKAHPGHERSPLSLKQLSPVGNDFEKESGNNGQCGDCDIHVAMAKEGIQDSTSATVTKNPGSSVGEEFSIRDHGSKKADRISRCQDGELIRDHGSKKADRISRCQDGELIRDHGSKNADRISRCQDGELTDHLNSSTSDEQAQFNLRVEKETVKANHSPSQVNIIQSSLTNFVTINKRKRESISTMLSEVPLLRNGPILCQSKKDNSTTYPSVLRNSMVNCQNLDGSDEDCMNEPKPQRSSCFGADEVSIDTDIPLSKFSFLKNGEPEKVFKNDKKDLPFADVLVTAPSNESFENMIDLSDAAPIIQSSGSPSDSPLPSSGLKKCSMLQFSFKDLKTRWQKRLSRLRSCNYTCERTKIKRNRSFTAATLELSQPVNEEWKARALAAATNELERLFKKEDFGKMKVIGQFNLGFIIGKLDQDLFIVDQHAADEKFNYEHIAQTTILNQQPLLRPLKLELSPEEEIVVSMHMDIIRKNGFSLEEDFHAPPGHRFKLKAVPFSKNITFGVADVKELISILADSQGECSMMGSYKMDTVDSVCPPRVRAMLASRACRSSVMIGDPLGRNEMQKILEHLTNLRSPWNCPHGRPTMRHLVDLTDVGKWLDEHDSTL
- the LOC127788374 gene encoding DNA mismatch repair protein PMS1 isoform X4, producing the protein MAGVVATPVDSPIRPINKGVVHRICAGQVILDLSSAVKELVENSLDAGATSIEISLKEYGEELFQVIDNGCGISPNNFEVLALKHHTSKLADFPDLQSLTTFGFRGEALSSLCALGNLTVETRTKNESVATHLTFDHSGLLTAERKTARQIGTTVTIKKLFCNLPVRSKEFHRNIRKEYGKLISLLNAYALIAKGVRLVCTNTTGKNMKSVVLKTQGSGSLKDNIITVFGMSTFSCLEPVNLCISDSCKIDGYLSKSGYGSGRNLGDRQFFFVNGRPVDMPKVSKLVNELYRGANSRQYPIAIMNFIVPTASCDVNLTPDKRKVFFSDEGSILHSLRDALEKLYSPSHVSYSVNKYTESTKDDNMSKAHPGHERSPLSLKQLSPVGNDFEKESGNNGQCGDCDIHVAMAKEGIQDSTSATVTKNPGSSVGEEFSIRDHGSKKADRISRCQDGELIRDHGSKKADRISRCQDGELIRDHGSKNADRISRCQDGELTDHLNSSTSDEQAQFNLRVEKETVKANHSPSQVNIIQSSLTNFVTINKRKRESISTMLSEVPLLRNGPILCQSKKDNSTTYPSVLRNSMVNCQNLDGSDEDCMNEPKPQRSSCFGADEVSIDTDIPLSKFSFLKNGEPEKVFKNDKKDLPFADVLVTAPSNESFENMIDLSDAAPIIQSSGSPSDSPLPSSGLKKCSMLQFSFKDLKTRWQKRLSRLRSCNYTCERTKIKRNRSFTAATLELSQPVNEEWKARALAAATNELERLFKKEDFGKMKVIGQFNLGFIIGKLDQDLFIVDQHAADEKFNYEHIAQTTILNQQPLLRPLKLELSPEEEIVVSMHMDIIRKNGFSLEEDFHAPPGHRFKLKAVPFSKNITFGVAVNFIFLNRCEGAYFHSC
- the LOC127788374 gene encoding DNA mismatch repair protein PMS1 isoform X5; this translates as MAGVVATPVDSPIRPINKGVVHRICAGQVILDLSSAVKELVENSLDAGATSIEISLKEYGEELFQVIDNGCGISPNNFEVLALKHHTSKLADFPDLQSLTTFGFRGEALSSLCALGNLTVETRTKNESVATHLTFDHSGLLTAERKTARQIGTTVTIKKLFCNLPVRSKEFHRNIRKEYGKLISLLNAYALIAKGVRLVCTNTTGKNMKSVVLKTQGSGSLKDNIITVFGMSTFSCLEPVNLCISDSCKIDGYLSKSGYGSGRNLGDRQFFFVNGRPVDMPKVSKLVNELYRGANSRQYPIAIMNFIVPTASCDVNLTPDKRKVFFSDEGSILHSLRDALEKLYSPSHVSYSVNKYTESTKDDNMSKAHPGHERSPLSLKQLSPVGNDFEKESGNNGQCGDCDIHVAMAKEGIQDSTSATVTKNPGSSVGEEFSIRDHGSKKADRISRCQDGELIRDHGSKKADRISRCQDGELIRDHGSKNADRISRCQDGELTDHLNSSTSDEQAQFNLRVEKETVKDEVSIDTDIPLSKFSFLKNGEPEKVFKNDKKDLPFADVLVTAPSNESFENMIDLSDAAPIIQSSGSPSDSPLPSSGLKKCSMLQFSFKDLKTRWQKRLSRLRSCNYTCERTKIKRNRSFTAATLELSQPVNEEWKARALAAATNELERLFKKEDFGKMKVIGQFNLGFIIGKLDQDLFIVDQHAADEKFNYEHIAQTTILNQQPLLRPLKLELSPEEEIVVSMHMDIIRKNGFSLEEDFHAPPGHRFKLKAVPFSKNITFGVADVKELISILADSQGECSMMGSYKMDTVDSVCPPRVRAMLASRACRSSVMIGDPLGRNEMQKILEHLTNLRSPWNCPHGRPTMRHLVDLTDVGKWLDEHDSTL
- the LOC127788374 gene encoding DNA mismatch repair protein PMS1 isoform X2, with the protein product MAGVVATPVDSPIRPINKGVVHRICAGQVILDLSSAVKELVENSLDAGATSIEISLKEYGEELFQVIDNGCGISPNNFEVLALKHHTSKLADFPDLQSLTTFGFRGEALSSLCALGNLTVETRTKNESVATHLTFDHSGLLTAERKTARQIGTTVTIKKLFCNLPVRSKEFHRNIRKEYGKLISLLNAYALIAKGVRLVCTNTTGKNMKSVVLKTQGSGSLKDNIITVFGMSTFSCLEPVNLCISDSCKIDGYLSKSGYGSGRNLGDRQFFFVNGRPVDMPKVSKLVNELYRGANSRQYPIAIMNFIVPTASCDVNLTPDKRKVFFSDEGSILHSLRDALEKLYSPSHVSYSVNKYTESTKDDNMSKAHPGHERSPLSLKQLSPVGNDFEKESGNNGQCGDCDIHVAMAKEGIQDSTSATVTKNPGSSVGEEFSIRDHGSKKADRISRCQDGELIRDHGSKKADRISRCQDGELIRDHGSKNADRISRCQDGELTDHLNSSTSDEQAQFNLRVEKETVKANHSPSQVNIIQSSLTNFVTINKRKRESISTMLSEVPLLRNGPILCQSKKDNSTTYPSVLRNSMVNCQNLDGSDEDCMNEPKPQRSSCFGADEVSIDTDIPLSKFSFLKNGEPEKVFKNDKKDLPFADVLVTAPSNESFENMIDLSDAAPIIQSSGSPSDSPLPSSGLKKCSMLQFSFKDLKTRWQKRLSRLRSCNYTCERTKIKRNRSFTAATLELSQPVNEEWKARALAAATNELERLFKKEDFGKMKVIGQFNLGFIIGKLDQDLFIVDQHAADEKFNYEHIAQTTILNQQPLLRPLKLELSPEEEIVVSMHMDIIRKNGFSLEEDFHAPPGHRFKLKAVPFSKNITFGVADVKELISILADSQGECSMMGSYKMDTVDSVCPPRVRAMLASRACRSSVMIGDPLGRNEMQKISLELSTRQTNNASPGRLN